The Armatimonadota bacterium DNA segment ATACGCCAGTCTCTTGGCGAGACCTTTCTTCGCCAACACGCTGCTGATTGCGCTCGTCAACGTCGTCTTGCCGTGGTCCACGTGACCGATCGTTCCGATATTCACGTGCGGCTTTGTTCGCTCAAACGCCTGCTTGGCCATGAGTTGGGTCTCTCCTCTTCACGACATACCGTCGTTGGTGAATTGCCGGGCCGTAATCCGGCGGCCATCCTGGCCCCGGCACTACAGTCGCGCGCGGTAAAGGGATGACGGGTTCATTTGGCCGGCCGTACCCTCGCGGGCGCCCCGGCGATGAGTCCGTCATCCCTGCATGGAGCCGCCGGTGGG contains these protein-coding regions:
- a CDS encoding GTP-binding protein, giving the protein MAKQAFERTKPHVNIGTIGHVDHGKTTLTSAISSVLAKKGLAKRLAY